The following are from one region of the Paramagnetospirillum magnetotacticum MS-1 genome:
- a CDS encoding low molecular weight protein-tyrosine-phosphatase encodes MVKVLFVCTGNICRSPTADGVLRTMVASEGLSGQVVVDSAGTHAYHVGEPPDRRSTEAARRRGFDLKDLRARQLKKSDFDEFDLLLAMDRGHLDIMSRACPPDRRDRLALFLSFAPHLGIEDVPDPYYGQGDGFERVLDMIEAGSAGLLAHIRDRLA; translated from the coding sequence ATGGTCAAGGTTCTGTTCGTCTGCACGGGAAATATCTGCCGCTCGCCCACCGCCGATGGGGTGCTGCGCACTATGGTGGCGTCCGAGGGGCTGTCGGGCCAGGTGGTGGTGGATTCAGCCGGGACCCATGCCTACCATGTGGGCGAGCCCCCGGATCGCCGTTCCACCGAGGCGGCGCGGCGGCGGGGCTTCGATCTGAAGGATCTGCGGGCCCGGCAGTTGAAGAAGAGTGATTTCGACGAGTTCGATCTGCTGTTGGCCATGGATCGCGGGCATCTGGATATCATGAGCCGCGCCTGTCCGCCCGATCGCCGCGACCGGTTGGCCCTGTTCCTGTCCTTCGCGCCGCATCTGGGGATCGAGGACGTTCCCGATCCCTATTACGGCCAGGGCGACGGCTTCGAACGGGTGCTGGACATGATCGAAGCGGGATCGGCCGGTCTGCTGGCCCATATCCGCGACAGGCTGGCATAG
- the cobB gene encoding Sir2 family NAD+-dependent deacetylase, producing MAGKAGTEMGSIVILTGAGISKESGLDTFRDRDGIWSKVRMEDVATPEGFRRDPARVHAFYNARRRNLAEGGVTPNAAHAALARLEKDWPGEVLLITQNIDDLHERAGSENLIHMHGELLKIRCVKCARPFAWTADLGLDDKCPDCYRIGSLRPHVVWFGEMPLDMERIMEALMDCALFVSIGTSGHVYPAAGFVQTVRAQGRAHTIELNLEPSQGTSLFHETRLGPASQLVPTFVEDLLSR from the coding sequence ATGGCTGGAAAGGCCGGGACTGAAATGGGTAGCATCGTCATCCTGACCGGGGCGGGGATTTCCAAGGAATCAGGCCTGGACACCTTCCGCGACAGGGATGGCATCTGGTCCAAGGTGCGCATGGAGGATGTGGCGACGCCCGAGGGTTTCCGCCGCGACCCGGCCAGGGTTCATGCCTTCTACAATGCCAGGCGGCGCAATCTGGCCGAAGGCGGCGTCACGCCCAATGCGGCCCATGCCGCCCTGGCGCGGCTGGAGAAGGACTGGCCGGGCGAGGTGCTGCTGATCACCCAGAACATCGACGACCTGCACGAGCGCGCCGGGTCGGAGAACCTGATCCACATGCATGGCGAATTGCTGAAGATCCGCTGCGTCAAATGCGCCCGCCCCTTTGCCTGGACCGCCGATCTGGGGCTGGACGACAAATGCCCCGATTGCTACCGGATCGGTTCGCTGCGCCCCCATGTGGTGTGGTTCGGCGAGATGCCCCTGGATATGGAACGCATCATGGAAGCGCTGATGGATTGCGCGCTGTTCGTCTCCATCGGCACATCGGGCCATGTCTATCCGGCGGCGGGCTTCGTCCAAACCGTGCGCGCGCAAGGACGCGCCCATACGATCGAGCTTAATCTGGAGCCTTCCCAGGGCACCTCCCTGTTCCATGAAACCCGCCTGGGGCCTGCCTCCCAGCTTGTTCCCACCTTTGTCGAGGACCTGCTGTCACGCTAA
- a CDS encoding potassium transporter Kup, with translation MTAHGGDGKSRNVAGLMLAAIGVVFGDIGTSPLYAMKETFSGPHAVVMDKGNILGVLSLIFWAITIIVSFKYVVIIMRADNRGEGGSLALLALVSSAAESNRRLSLMVSALGIFAAALFYGDSIITPAISVLSAVEGLQVAAPHLEQWVVPLTLCILFVLFAIQSHGTDLVGKMFGPVMLAWFLTLAILGIRNLSHAPSVLAALSPHYAISFLFREGWHGFLALGSVVLAVTGAEALYTDMGHFGRLPIRLAWYILVLPALILNYFGQGALLLHDPAAITNPFFNLAPASLALPLVILATMATVIASQAVISGAFSVTRQAIQLGFLPRMEIIHTSEEEMGQIYLPFVNWLLMCMVMTLVVGFKTSSNLAAAYGVAVTGTMVIDALLVGTVMLLIWKWNPRKVKLMIGGFLVVDLAFFLANSVKIPDGGWFPLVVGGLLFTILTTWKDGRKRLLARLKADALPVEDFLASLSDRVPRVPGTAVFLTGTSEGVPIALLHNMKHNKIVHERVVLLTVIVEEVPFVPEERRLENRLLAPNFHRVFLRYGFMESPNIPKALAHARTDQLGFFYEPMSVSYFVSRETLLPTEKPGIKGLRDTLFATLARMATSAMDFFHLPSNRVVELGSQIEI, from the coding sequence ATGACGGCCCATGGCGGAGACGGAAAGTCCCGCAACGTCGCTGGCCTGATGCTCGCCGCCATCGGCGTGGTGTTCGGCGACATCGGCACCAGCCCGCTTTACGCCATGAAGGAAACCTTCAGCGGCCCGCACGCGGTCGTCATGGACAAAGGCAATATCCTGGGCGTTCTGTCCCTGATCTTCTGGGCCATCACCATCATCGTGTCATTCAAATACGTCGTCATCATCATGCGCGCCGACAATCGCGGCGAGGGCGGGTCCCTGGCGCTGCTGGCCCTGGTGAGCAGCGCCGCCGAGAGCAACCGCCGCCTGTCGCTGATGGTAAGCGCGCTGGGTATCTTCGCCGCCGCCCTGTTCTATGGCGATTCCATCATCACCCCGGCCATCTCCGTTCTGTCGGCGGTGGAGGGGCTTCAGGTCGCGGCCCCCCATCTGGAACAATGGGTGGTGCCCCTGACGCTGTGCATCCTGTTCGTGCTGTTCGCCATCCAAAGCCACGGCACCGATCTGGTGGGCAAGATGTTCGGCCCCGTCATGCTGGCCTGGTTCCTGACGCTGGCCATCCTAGGCATCCGCAATCTGTCGCACGCGCCGAGCGTTCTGGCGGCGCTCAGCCCCCATTACGCCATTTCCTTCCTGTTCCGCGAGGGCTGGCACGGCTTTCTGGCGCTGGGCTCGGTGGTTCTGGCGGTGACGGGGGCCGAGGCGCTTTACACCGATATGGGCCATTTCGGCCGCCTGCCCATCCGGCTGGCCTGGTACATTCTGGTGCTGCCCGCCCTGATCTTGAACTATTTCGGCCAGGGCGCTCTGTTGCTTCACGATCCGGCGGCCATCACCAATCCCTTCTTCAATCTGGCGCCCGCCAGCCTGGCCCTGCCTTTGGTGATCCTGGCCACCATGGCCACGGTGATCGCGTCGCAGGCGGTGATCTCGGGCGCTTTTTCCGTGACGCGCCAGGCCATCCAGCTTGGCTTCCTGCCGCGCATGGAGATCATCCACACCTCGGAAGAGGAGATGGGGCAGATCTACCTGCCCTTCGTGAACTGGCTGCTCATGTGCATGGTCATGACCTTGGTGGTGGGCTTCAAGACCTCGTCCAATCTGGCCGCCGCCTATGGCGTGGCGGTGACCGGGACCATGGTGATCGACGCCTTGCTGGTCGGCACCGTGATGTTGCTGATCTGGAAGTGGAATCCGCGCAAGGTCAAGCTGATGATCGGCGGCTTCCTGGTGGTGGATCTGGCCTTCTTCCTGGCCAATTCCGTCAAGATTCCGGACGGCGGCTGGTTCCCCCTGGTGGTGGGCGGATTGCTGTTCACCATCCTGACCACCTGGAAGGACGGCCGTAAGCGCCTGCTGGCGCGGCTCAAGGCCGACGCTCTGCCGGTAGAGGACTTCCTGGCCTCGCTGTCGGACCGGGTGCCGCGCGTTCCCGGCACCGCCGTGTTCCTGACCGGCACCTCCGAAGGCGTGCCCATCGCCTTGCTGCACAACATGAAGCACAACAAGATCGTCCACGAGCGCGTCGTGCTGCTGACCGTGATCGTCGAGGAAGTGCCTTTCGTGCCCGAGGAGAGACGGTTGGAAAACCGCCTGCTGGCGCCCAATTTCCACCGGGTCTTCCTGCGCTACGGCTTCATGGAAAGCCCGAACATCCCCAAGGCCCTGGCCCATGCCCGCACCGATCAGCTGGGCTTCTTCTACGAGCCCATGTCGGTCTCTTATTTCGTCTCGCGCGAGACCTTGCTGCCCACGGAAAAGCCCGGCATCAAGGGGTTGCGCGACACCTTGTTCGCCACCCTGGCCCGCATGGCCACCAGCGCCATGGACTTCTTCCACCTCCCCAGCAATCGCGTCGTCGAGCTGGGCAGCCAGATCGAGATCTAG
- a CDS encoding potassium transporter Kup, whose product METPAAEKTDLKRLGTLALAAIGVVYGDIGTSPLYTLKECFDPDHGIPSTPENIFGIASLVFWAIILVVTFKYVLFVMRADNRGEGGILALLALTIRATGGDRGKVGTLVGLGLFGAALFIGDGMITPAISVLSAIEGLEVGTPFFTPYVVPLTLIVLIALFAIQSHGTELVGRLFGPVMVVWFVTIASLGLIEVVGHPAILTAINPAYGVTFLFTHGWIAFVVMGSVVLAVTGGEALYADMGHFGKFPIQLAWFTLVLPALTLSYFGQSALILDNPEAAKNPFYMLVPGWGLYPMVILSTMATVIASQAVISGVFSLSRQAVQLGYSPRLDIRHTSDEEEGQIYIPRANWGLLLGIVALVVGFKSSTNLAAAYGIAVTGTMGATTILALVVARHQWKWPLWLCLTLGAVFLTVDLGFLGANLLKVTQGGWFPLAVGFGMLLLMATWRKGRDILTRRLADGALPLDMFMAQQKDSTSILRVRGTAVFMTGGTDTVPIALLHNLKHNKVLHQRIVFLTVVTEDIPRVPARDRVVVEGLAEGFYRITVRYGFFQEPDIPKVLRLCKAFGLEFEMMDTSFFLGRETLVPSTHPEMPEWRERLFVIMSRNAVSATDFFHIPAGRVVELGIQVQL is encoded by the coding sequence ATGGAAACCCCTGCCGCCGAAAAGACCGATCTGAAGCGCCTGGGCACCCTGGCCCTGGCCGCCATCGGCGTGGTCTATGGCGATATCGGCACCAGCCCGCTTTATACGCTGAAGGAATGCTTCGATCCCGATCACGGCATCCCTTCGACGCCGGAGAACATCTTCGGCATCGCCTCCCTGGTGTTCTGGGCCATCATCTTGGTGGTGACCTTCAAATACGTGCTGTTCGTCATGCGCGCCGACAACCGGGGAGAAGGCGGCATCCTGGCCCTGCTGGCGCTGACCATCCGCGCCACCGGCGGCGACCGCGGCAAGGTGGGAACGCTGGTGGGCCTGGGCCTGTTCGGCGCCGCCCTGTTCATCGGCGACGGCATGATCACCCCGGCCATCTCGGTCCTGTCGGCCATCGAGGGACTGGAGGTGGGAACCCCGTTCTTCACGCCTTATGTGGTGCCGCTGACGCTGATCGTGCTGATCGCGCTGTTTGCCATTCAAAGCCACGGAACCGAATTGGTGGGACGCCTGTTCGGGCCGGTGATGGTGGTGTGGTTCGTGACCATCGCCAGCCTGGGTCTGATCGAGGTGGTGGGGCATCCCGCCATCCTGACGGCGATCAACCCGGCCTATGGCGTCACCTTCCTGTTCACCCATGGCTGGATCGCCTTCGTGGTGATGGGCTCGGTGGTGCTGGCGGTGACGGGCGGTGAGGCGCTATACGCCGATATGGGCCATTTCGGCAAATTCCCCATCCAGCTGGCCTGGTTCACCCTGGTCCTGCCCGCCCTGACGCTCAGTTATTTCGGCCAGTCCGCGCTAATCCTGGATAACCCGGAAGCGGCGAAGAACCCCTTCTACATGCTGGTGCCGGGCTGGGGCCTTTATCCCATGGTGATCCTGTCGACCATGGCCACGGTGATCGCCAGCCAGGCGGTGATCTCGGGCGTGTTCTCCCTGTCGCGCCAGGCTGTCCAACTGGGCTATTCGCCGCGTCTGGACATCCGCCACACCTCGGACGAGGAAGAGGGGCAGATCTATATTCCCCGCGCCAATTGGGGATTGCTGCTGGGCATCGTCGCCCTGGTGGTCGGCTTCAAGAGCTCCACCAATCTGGCTGCCGCCTACGGCATCGCGGTGACCGGCACAATGGGGGCGACCACCATCCTGGCCCTGGTGGTGGCGCGGCACCAATGGAAGTGGCCGCTGTGGCTGTGCCTAACCCTGGGCGCGGTGTTCCTGACGGTGGATCTGGGGTTTCTGGGAGCCAATCTGCTGAAGGTCACCCAGGGCGGCTGGTTCCCCCTGGCCGTGGGTTTCGGCATGCTGCTGCTGATGGCCACATGGCGCAAGGGGCGCGACATCCTGACGCGGCGCCTTGCCGACGGCGCCCTGCCTCTCGACATGTTCATGGCGCAGCAGAAGGACTCCACCTCCATTCTCAGGGTGCGCGGCACCGCCGTGTTCATGACCGGCGGCACCGATACGGTGCCCATCGCCTTGCTGCACAATCTCAAGCACAACAAGGTGCTGCACCAGCGCATCGTGTTTCTCACGGTGGTCACCGAGGATATTCCCCGCGTCCCGGCCCGCGACCGGGTGGTGGTGGAAGGCCTGGCAGAGGGCTTTTACCGCATTACCGTGCGCTATGGTTTCTTCCAGGAGCCGGATATCCCTAAGGTGCTGCGCCTGTGCAAGGCCTTCGGCCTGGAATTCGAGATGATGGACACCTCGTTCTTCCTGGGCCGCGAGACGCTGGTGCCGTCCACCCATCCCGAAATGCCGGAATGGCGCGAGCGCCTGTTCGTCATCATGAGCCGCAATGCGGTCTCGGCCACCGACTTCTTCCACATCCCCGCGGGCCGCGTGGTCGAGTTGGGCATTCAGGTGCAATTGTAG
- a CDS encoding carbonic anhydrase, translating into MSQCCTDALKDLSRRGFVKLALGAGAALWVSFKPTVSLAGGDTEALLLSCMDYRLMDDIVHYMDGRAMTNKYDHVVLAGASLGVLQDKNLSWGQTFWDHVKVALDLHHIKKIIVMDHRDCGAYKVFLGPDSAKDKATETESHTAKLRALRTAINVKYPALAVELLLMDLEGKVETVA; encoded by the coding sequence ATGTCCCAATGCTGTACTGACGCCCTCAAAGATCTGTCCCGCCGCGGATTCGTCAAGCTGGCCCTGGGGGCCGGCGCCGCTCTTTGGGTAAGCTTCAAGCCGACCGTCAGCCTTGCCGGCGGCGATACCGAGGCTCTTTTGCTGTCTTGCATGGATTACCGTCTGATGGACGATATCGTCCACTACATGGACGGCCGCGCCATGACCAACAAGTATGACCATGTGGTGTTGGCCGGGGCTTCCCTGGGCGTGCTGCAGGATAAGAACCTGTCCTGGGGTCAGACCTTCTGGGATCATGTGAAAGTCGCCCTCGACCTCCATCACATCAAGAAGATCATCGTGATGGATCACCGCGATTGTGGCGCCTACAAGGTGTTCCTGGGGCCCGATTCGGCCAAGGACAAGGCGACCGAGACCGAATCCCACACCGCCAAGCTGCGCGCCCTGCGTACGGCCATCAACGTCAAGTATCCCGCCCTGGCGGTGGAATTGCTGCTGATGGACCTGGAGGGCAAGGTCGAAACCGTCGCCTGA
- a CDS encoding hemerythrin domain-containing protein — translation MRTMVWSEHFALGHDRIDREHRRLLELSAQIEARAETTTDLDDILPLCRDFFRLLVAHCFYEEQLLRKLPRDRFGSHVDEHCRGHARLIKQAQTVLTGQVPSGFESLQGFFGAYFELMHDLLVDDTELVGSLIREGYHRLGAPEVYANWRPDGAASPV, via the coding sequence ATGCGCACCATGGTCTGGTCTGAGCATTTCGCCCTGGGGCACGACAGAATCGACCGCGAGCATCGGCGCCTTCTCGAACTCTCCGCGCAAATCGAGGCCAGGGCCGAGACGACCACCGACCTGGATGACATTCTGCCCCTGTGCCGGGATTTCTTCCGCCTGCTGGTCGCCCACTGCTTCTATGAGGAGCAGTTGTTGCGCAAGCTGCCCCGCGACCGCTTCGGCAGCCATGTGGACGAGCATTGCCGCGGCCATGCCCGCCTGATCAAGCAGGCGCAGACCGTGCTGACCGGGCAGGTGCCCTCCGGCTTCGAAAGCCTGCAGGGATTTTTCGGCGCCTATTTCGAACTGATGCACGACCTGCTGGTGGACGACACCGAACTGGTCGGTTCGTTGATCCGCGAGGGCTATCACCGTCTGGGCGCGCCGGAAGTGTATGCCAATTGGCGCCCCGATGGGGCCGCGTCGCCGGTTTGA